The window TCATACCATGTCAttgcatttgttgaaaatacGTTTCTGCCACATGTCCAACTCCTTTTTCATGTtagatcatatatttttttattttatttttttaaggaatctctacaagcaacatggggctcgaacttacaaccccaagattaagagttgcttgctctactgactgagccagccaggtgtccctttatCTAAATTATTTAAACCCAGAAATGACCTTTCCATTATAATacctaattttaaattgtttagcTGTCAAGGGTTTTGAACTTATGTTTTGTCTAAGGAGTATTTATTAATCAAATTTGGTAGTTTGGTGGTACACctgatttttgttattgtgtTATGAAAAAAAAGTTCTGTCAGATATCTTAAGCTTCAGTGTATATTTCCTAATTAGGGTGATCATATAAGTTATTGTCCAAACTGAGACACTTTTAGAGTAAAAGAGGaagtattattaataatttaaataggaCTGCTCTGAGTTAAACAAGGATGTTTAGTCAGCTACTTATAATCCTTATGTGGCACAGTTCTAAGATTAAATTTTTTGGAACCtggtatatatttaaattcatatcAGAGCACACTTCAGAATTTGTAGAAAGTGAATGACTGATTTTTGATATCTACCTTGGATTGACAATGCATATAAATCctatatttgataagggacttcgatcaagaatatataaagaactcatacattTTAGTAATCAAGagaaaacccaatttaaaagGCAAAGGAACTGATAGACCTTACACCAAAGAATATATAGTAGTCCCCTTTATCTGCGGCTTCAGTCAGTTTCCATGGTTTCACTTGCCTACACTCAGCTGAAGTCCAGAGCAAATGATTCACCTTCTGACATAATCATCATCAGGTCATTGGTAAGTAACCTAGCATCACAGTGCCTATGTCACACTTCACTTtgtctcatcacataggcattttaccatctcacatcacaagaagggggagtACAGTCCAATAAGATATTCTGAGAGAGACCACAGTTGCATAATTTCTATTACACtatattgttaaaattgttttctttcattattatattGTTAATGATGttgttattgttaatctcttactgtgtgcCTGATTTATAAATCAAACTTTTTCGtaggtatgtgtgtataggaaaaagatggcatatatatatttatatactgtttGATACTATCCAGGGCTTCAGGCATTTGCTGGGGTCTTAGAACACATAccctgtggataaggggggactactatACAAAAGGCCCATAaagacatgaaaacatgctcatcaacatcattagccatagagaaatgcaaatcaaaaccatgatgagataccactttatgcATACTAGGATAGCTCTTAGCAAAAAGACAAcatattggcaagaatgtggagaaattggaacccttacaCTTCActggttggaatgtaaaatggtacagacattttgaaaatagtttggcaggtcatctaaaaattaaacatagagttaccagaTAACCCAGTAATTCCAATCCTAGGTGTATACTCACAAGAAACGAAAAAATAGGTCTATTCAAAACATGTTAAAAAATGTTCGTTAGCAGTATTAGTCATAGTAGTCAAAACGTGGAAACAACCCAACTATCCATCAACCTATGAATGAACgagtaaaatgtggtatatccctTTGCCATATTATTTGTAGTGGAGAGTAATGACATGAAGTAAtgacatactacaacatggatgaaccttgaaagcatgctaagtgaaagaaaccaatcacaaaagacaatgtattaatccatttatatgaaatgtgcagaataggcagatctgtagagacagaaagtagagatTCATGATTGCCTACCGCTGGGAGAACTGGAAGGCGTGATgggcatggggtttctttttgggatgatgagagtgttctaaaattagattttggTGACAATATATGAATTATAACTCCTGTTTCTCTGAATCAGTGGGAAGCCATGTCCTCCTTTTAAGATTGTGATTCTGGATGAGGCAGATTCTATGACCTCAGCTGCTCAGGCAGCTTTACGACGTACCATGGAGAAGGAGTCTAAAACCACACGATTCTGTCTCATCTGTAACTATGTCAGTCGGTATGTATATTGCCCTGAAGATAGATGGTAGGCAGCCTTGTTTTGATAACTCCAGTTAGGGagagaaaaaatgtaaatgtttcaaGGCTACAGTAATTTCTCCTCCATCAAGTCTTGATTTGTTCTTGATAAAAATGAGTTCTTTGGGGGAAAATCTTTagatactgactttttttttccccgatATTTTACAGAATAATTGAACCTCTGACGTCTAGATGTTCTAAATTCCGATTCAAACCACTGTCAGATAAAATTCAACAGCAGCGATTACTAGACATTGCTGATAAAGAACATGTCAGAATTAGCAATGAGGTAATTACtaattattacaatattgttaTTACGAATTCCTTTGGTGATTCATAAGAGGTCCCAAAAGCATCAGATGTGGTGCTTTAATTTCTGATGCCTTCAGGCAAAGTTAAGCTAAAAGAGCAACATTTGGAATGTCTAGGAATTACAGGTTCAGCCTTCTTGTTACTATTATAAGTTTATTATCAATATTTCAGAGAGCCAGAACTGGGGCAGATTTCATACACATGATGCAAATTCTCTGATAACAAATCTCTGCATAAGATTTTAGTGTCCTAGCTAATATTTCACTTGAGGAGTGAATTTTGTGATGAAATTTTGGTGATGAAAGAGGGTATGTAGGCCTTACTCATTTTAACAGAATTTAACCGTAATTGAATCGTCTTTATGTATTCAAGAAAATAGGATTAGAAATACGGAACATTTCTTTGTCTCTGCAAATTTCTTTCAAAGACAAGAGATCTCTAGCCTTCCACTGGACTGATGCTATCTCCATGAATTTTGTCATTCCCTTAAAACcgaaaataagttttatttttctccaactaACTCTCGGCtaaaacagcattttttcacttttctttattaAAGTCAAAGTCTTAATTGGCCATCgtaggttaaaaaaatttttttctcttttcagggaATAGCTTGTCTTGTTAAAGTGTCAGAAGGAGATTTAAGAAAAGCCATTACATTTCTTCAAAGTGCTACCCGATTAACAGGTGGAAAGATCACAGAGAAGGTGATCACAGACATTGCTGGGGTAAGAAcatgagataattttaaaaattttggttggGCTTGGGGCTCCTGGAAAATTTTCATCTAACAAATGTATTCagaatgcttattatgtgctgGTTTAATCCATTCAGGCAGCTTTAACAAAATACTGTAagctgagtggcttataaacaaatttcacagttcaggaggctgggcagtccaagatcaagatacCTGTATTGAGTATCTGGTGAGGACCAACTTCTTAGTACATAGACTCCTAGTTCATGGACTCAGCTGCATCCTTTCTGGCAAAAAgaccttttataagggcactaatcccttTCATGGGGATTCTGCTCTCATACCTAATCAACTTCCCAAAGTTCTCACCCTCTTAGTATCACAGTAGGGATTTTTAACATGAAACCTGAGGGACACAGTCTATAGCATGTGCCAAGTACTATGCTAGAAACAGTGTTACACGGAAATAACCTGAAGCATCACAACACTTCAGTGATACGGCAGTTGAGAGATTTAACAGATATCCCTGTTCTTACAAATCTGACAAAGGGTCATATATAAAGGGGCAATATCCCACTTGGAGAAATCATTTGTCAGGGTTCATCTCTACTAGTATAACTACTACTTTTAAGACTTAGCTCGTAAGATATTTTTCATACCGTTATGAAATTGATAGCATTAGTCCCCTTTAATTTTCTGGGTATTATAAGCTTTCTGAAAGCAATCTCATTAGTGGCATCTTTACTAGGAAAGGGGGCATCTCCCTTTAAATTCCCTTTAAGCTAGTTGATAGATGTTAGCCACTGCTGAGGAACAGTTAGAACCACTTGGGTCTGAGCCACTGGGGAGAATTTTTAGCTGCTCACCCACTGAGCAGTTCAGCTGTTCTTGTCCCATCGTGGGCCCAAGCCTGAAACTATcagaagcaaagaaaattttgtgtatttcaggggcattaaaaatttttttaaaagcaaaatgcaTTGCTATTACCTAATCAGGGTTAGGTTATGGTTACCTGAAAAACTTATTTCAGTAGTTTTCTGGAGCTCCATGATAGGAGCATGAGGTTCTTCCCAAGTTCTTCCTTTGCCTTCCCAAACTTTAGGTAATACCAGCTGGGACAATTGATGGAATATTTGCTGCGTGTCAGAGTGGCTCTTTTGATAAACTAGAAGCTGTGGTAAAAGTAAGTCACTTTACAGGTaactttggggaaggaaaaaattataatgatCCTACTAAATTCAACTTTCTGTTGCAGGACTTAATTGATGAGGGCCATGCAGCAACTCAGCTTGTAAATCAATTTCATGATGTGGTCGTAGAAAATGATAACCTTTCTGATAAACAGAAATCCATTATCACAGAAAAACTTGCTGTAAGTAGGCACTTCACATTTCAGCAAAATGTGTTAAATACAACTCTACGGCAAATTTTCCTAACTTTTAGTTTTCTTACAGGAAGTAGATAAATGCTTAGCAGATGGTGCTGATGAACATCTACAACTCATCAGCCTCTGTGCGACGGTGATGCAGCAGTTAACTCAGAATTGCTGAAAGGATCATTTTTCTAAGATACAATTTTGTAAGCTACTCAAGTTTTTTAAGTATgatctgataaaaataaaatgaccaaagCACCTTTAAAGtgaatatacaatttatttaacattCAAACTTCATTAAGACATGTGCAATATGGCAATTTTACTGGGGATTTAACCCTACCTAGGATATGATTGCTTGCTGGGGCTTAGCAACAGGGTCCAGTTCACACTTAGCACTAATTAAATactttattgaataaatacaATACCAAACAAAATGCATTCaaatgctttctaaaaaaaaaaaaaaaaatcaattttaaaggcCTTTCTATTCAGGCTAATGACAAACACAATAAAGGTAGATATGCTAGTTTAACATAATTGGCTGATTTTATACAGCACTTATATCTTTTAGTCCACAAGTATATTATTAAATGATAGAGAACATCTAATACAACCATTTCTACAGAActaggaaataaatttctaagaaagaaagattttacAGACCCCATCTTTTATACCCAACCCCAACAGTCTAACTCTAAAGAGGATAAAGCCAATGCCTTTCCTCACAAGAGCTCACGACTAAAGTCGCTTTGCTatcaaaatctgtatttctgaTCCGTTATGAGCATTGAGACAAGATTCAAATATTCCCAAAGAAAGAAGCACAATGCACGTTGTGATCGCCTATTCAGCAACAGCGAGCACTGCATTCAAAACTATCTCATCCCAGGAATTAAATAAGGTCAGCCACATTCATTGGCATTTCCTCCACTGTAGTATTGTAGAAAGTCTCAATGTCACGAAGAATCCTCTTGTCTTCTTCAGTAACAAAGTTTATAGCCACACCTTTCCTCCCAAATCGACCCCCTCTGCCAATTCtgtgtaagaaaaagaaatcagagcaaTTAGAATGTTACTTCTCAAGTATGAATGAACTACTGAACATGATGATCCACTTGTTAACCATCAGCTGCTGTTTACTTAATAGGGTTATAGTTCGTGCTTCTAATTGGAGCGCACTAGCTGCTAATCAATatctagagaaaaaaatcttcctttgcAGTTAGTGCCAAAAGGATTCAAGGCTTGTCTGGCTGCAAAATGAGATTTTATCAGGTGTCTTGAGCATTACTTTTAAAGCAGATGACAGTATTGTGTTTGGGGTAATGAAATTAAAGCCCATACCAAAGTGGGCCAGCCAAGAGCAGATGTCAGCCTGGGACAGATGTAAACACCAGggataaaacaaaaagaacagttaTGTAAATCCATTTCGACGCACCTCTGGAACTGTAAACTGTAAATACAAATGCTGCAAGGTTAACTATTGTCTAAAACTTACAACTTTTTCCAGTGGGAAAACAAGTATTTGGTATGGTAACCCAAACTTATCACTGCTTTTTTGCTCAGTTTCACACGTTGTAACTCAAAATTAACTCAAACGTGTTTACCTCCAGAACAGCTTTCTACCTTCCTGATAGAAACCAGACAACACAAACCGCCTAAAAGACTAACATACAAAAATGCCTTGGCTGGaacaacttaaaaatatcaaataatcatgacaaaagaaaaacaaatataaataccGACTCGCTCTTTATTCAAACAGTGTGCTGTTTCGCTTATGATTCCACGTCCTAAATTACGTCAACGCCGTTTCTGAGCGCCATCTCGTCATCAACTGCTGCTATCGActcctgtattttttaaaaagtctttttttacaTCATATAACAAAGTACAGTTCAATTTACTTAGGGATAAAGCCACTATAACTAAACCAGGGTCTGCTCAAATTGCTACCAGACAACACCAAGAAAATCCCAACTACAGAGGAATCACCAAGAAAGCACATGGACACAAGAACTTCACTAAAAACTCAAAAGTAAGCTAAGACCAACAGATCTAAACCACCTGATCTGTATGTAGTAAGTCCACAATTTGGGCAACATTTACAACTGTTTTCCCACTGTAGATGACCAATCTTCCCAAGTACAATTTTAGTTACATCTTACCAAGTTACTAAGTCTTTTTGCTTTCCTGATACGAAGTTACCTTTCAAACAAAATCCGTAGAAAAGCCACACATGAATTCATTTTACCAATACAGTAACAGCCAAAATGCCACCTACTCACCTGTGAATATAGTTTTCACGATTGGTAGGTAGATCATAGTTTATAACCAATGACACTTGTTGCACATCAATCCCACGAGCCTGAAACACAATGGTATGGTGttcaaattctaatttaaaaaactagACAACTATTAATGTAGGCCACAAAATAGTAGTGAACTATGGTAAGTGGTATAGCCCACTGTGGAGTGTGGTCTTGTCTTTACTCTCCCAAAGAGCCCAAGCTGGTAAAGGTTATCAAAAAACCTTCCCCCCAAAACAAACTTTTGGTAGATTAAAAAGAACAGTGGGAGACTTACCAACAAGTCAGTAGTGATCAAAACACGGCTTGACCCTGATCGGAATTCCCTCATGATAACATCTCTTTCCTTCTGGTCCATGTCACCATGCTGCAAATTAACAAACCTTAATTCAAGAATCACCAGTCAAAttaactatttaattttattgacaTGTATGAGACCAAGCGTCCCTGGCTGCTACAGGGGTATAGCAGACAGGTATAGTTAAGAAACAACTTTATTTTGAGCAGGGGGAACGACAACACAGCACTTAACAGCTATATTGTAGTCTAAATCCTGCTTTAATGAAAATACAATTATCACTACTAGAACACCTCTTACCAGAGCAGAAACTGTGAAGTCCCTGGCATGCATTTTCTCAGTGAGCCAGTCCACCTTGCGCCTTGTATTGAGAAAAATAACAGCCTGAGTAATCGTCAGTGTCTCGTACAAGTCACAAAGTGTATCCAACTTCCATTCCTACAATTTTTCAAAGTTAACAGTTATTAAAATCTAGTTTCCAACTCATGTTCGTTAGAAATTCATTCTGTTAGGCCTATCCAAGACATATTGCACCAAATCTTAAGACAAAGGACACTGGACATTAAGAAAGAGGTCCACCCCAGTCTTCACAATCTAGTGCAGTTACTTTTCTTCTTGTGTGTACTCTGCTAGCATTATTACAAAAACTAAGGCAATCCTAGTTTCTGCAATTTTAGCACAGTGCTTATACAAGAAGGCTAAAAAATGAACATCTTAATGTTAAGTAATTAGACAAATTACCTCTCTTTCAACATTAATATAAAACTGTTTGATTCCTTCAAGGGTCAATTCTTCCTTTTTCACCAAAATTCGAATTGGATCTCTCATGAATTTTTTGGTCACTTCCAACACATCAGTTGGCATTGTGGCAGAAAGCAACACAACCTTAAAAAGACAATGATTATATGGTCACACAAACAGCACAACTTTCACAACACTCAAACTGAGACCTAGTGTCTTTGCCTCACTACAAAATCGTGTATAGTTACGCACCAATTGCTTTAAGCAGGGGGATGGACAAATCCATCAGTACACCTACATTAAACCTAAGCCCCAACCTACTACAGGACAGCGAGTAAAATTAAAGCTCACCTGAATACTTgtatttaatttttggaaaatctCATAGATTTGATCCTTAAACCCTCGGCTCAACATTTCATCTGCTTCATCCAAAACAAACATTTTGATCCATTTTGGAGCTGACAAAGAAAGCCATACATACTATCAGCTCTAGATGCGCAGGGATACTATTTAAGTAACAAAAAATTATACTCTCATTGGACAGCAATACTTACAAAGGTATCTTCTGTTTAACATATCAAATACTCTCCCTGGTGTACCAACAACAATGTGTGGTGCTTCAGCCTGCAGTTTTTGCATTTCATTCCGAACATTGGTTCCACCAATGCAGGCATGACAAGTTGCTCCCATATAGTCTCCAAGTGCCAGAATTACCTTTTGGATCTAAAAGCCAAAACCCTTAATTATTATCCAGTAGAATACAGGCTCTGTGCCTAAACTTCCAAAGCATATGGCAGATATCTGGTCTGCAAAGAGCTTCTATGCATGCACAATACTTAACTATTTCCAAGCTTAAAATGCAGACTGATCTAACTGCTTCATGATAAAATGCCCTTAACATGTTTTCCTTGTGCCTTGTCAAACTTGGGATCCTGTTGCCCCAGATACCAGCTAGGTTAGTTAAATGATTTTAGTTAAATCATTTCCTACATTGCTTTTCATTGTGTAGGAACGTGTAAATAGTGGAACTCTGCAATTACATCTAGGACAACTTGTTGATACTTTAGTTTTTCCCAAAATACTGGACCTTATGTCCTCTTGACCTTAATAAAACCTAGTTTCATTAGCAAGGTTTTACTTCAAAGCCAATATAGCAGTGAGCTTTGAAAACATAGCATGCAACAGATGCATCACAAACTACTGAGACAGTCAAATGATAACATGTCACTGCAGTTTTCATGTTGCACAACTGCATTCAAACTTAAAAATGGGAACAGATCTAGTCCACCCTGAAAAGCTTTGGTTTCTCAAATCTGTTACACAACCCTGCAAACCGGTACCTGCACACCCagttc of the Halichoerus grypus chromosome 1, mHalGry1.hap1.1, whole genome shotgun sequence genome contains:
- the EIF4A2 gene encoding eukaryotic initiation factor 4A-II isoform X1, producing the protein MSGGSADYNSREHGGPEGMDPDGVIESNWNEIVDNFDDMNLKESLLRGIYAYGFEKPSAIQQRAIIPCIKGYDVIAQAQSGTGKTATFAISILQQLEIEFKETQALVLAPTRELAQQIQKVILALGDYMGATCHACIGGTNVRNEMQKLQAEAPHIVVGTPGRVFDMLNRRYLSPKWIKMFVLDEADEMLSRGFKDQIYEIFQKLNTSIQVVLLSATMPTDVLEVTKKFMRDPIRILVKKEELTLEGIKQFYINVEREEWKLDTLCDLYETLTITQAVIFLNTRRKVDWLTEKMHARDFTVSALHGDMDQKERDVIMREFRSGSSRVLITTDLLARGIDVQQVSLVINYDLPTNRENYIHRIGRGGRFGRKGVAINFVTEEDKRILRDIETFYNTTVEEMPMNVADLI
- the RFC4 gene encoding replication factor C subunit 4 isoform X1, producing the protein MLIVVTFWGEVTMQAFLKGTSVSTKPSLKDRGVAATAGSSGENKKTKPVPWVEKYRPKCVDEVAFQEEVVAVLKKSLEGADLPNLLFYGPPGTGKTSTILAAARELFGPELFRLRVLELNASDERGIQVVREKVKNFAQLTVSGSRSDGKPCPPFKIVILDEADSMTSAAQAALRRTMEKESKTTRFCLICNYVSRIIEPLTSRCSKFRFKPLSDKIQQQRLLDIADKEHVRISNEGIACLVKVSEGDLRKAITFLQSATRLTGGKITEKVITDIAGVIPAGTIDGIFAACQSGSFDKLEAVVKDLIDEGHAATQLVNQFHDVVVENDNLSDKQKSIITEKLAEVDKCLADGADEHLQLISLCATVMQQLTQNC
- the EIF4A2 gene encoding eukaryotic initiation factor 4A-II isoform X2, which translates into the protein MSGGSADYNREHGGPEGMDPDGVIESNWNEIVDNFDDMNLKESLLRGIYAYGFEKPSAIQQRAIIPCIKGYDVIAQAQSGTGKTATFAISILQQLEIEFKETQALVLAPTRELAQQIQKVILALGDYMGATCHACIGGTNVRNEMQKLQAEAPHIVVGTPGRVFDMLNRRYLSPKWIKMFVLDEADEMLSRGFKDQIYEIFQKLNTSIQVVLLSATMPTDVLEVTKKFMRDPIRILVKKEELTLEGIKQFYINVEREEWKLDTLCDLYETLTITQAVIFLNTRRKVDWLTEKMHARDFTVSALHGDMDQKERDVIMREFRSGSSRVLITTDLLARGIDVQQVSLVINYDLPTNRENYIHRIGRGGRFGRKGVAINFVTEEDKRILRDIETFYNTTVEEMPMNVADLI
- the RFC4 gene encoding replication factor C subunit 4 isoform X2, which translates into the protein MQAFLKGTSVSTKPSLKDRGVAATAGSSGENKKTKPVPWVEKYRPKCVDEVAFQEEVVAVLKKSLEGADLPNLLFYGPPGTGKTSTILAAARELFGPELFRLRVLELNASDERGIQVVREKVKNFAQLTVSGSRSDGKPCPPFKIVILDEADSMTSAAQAALRRTMEKESKTTRFCLICNYVSRIIEPLTSRCSKFRFKPLSDKIQQQRLLDIADKEHVRISNEGIACLVKVSEGDLRKAITFLQSATRLTGGKITEKVITDIAGVIPAGTIDGIFAACQSGSFDKLEAVVKDLIDEGHAATQLVNQFHDVVVENDNLSDKQKSIITEKLAEVDKCLADGADEHLQLISLCATVMQQLTQNC